AACAATATAAAAACTATGCATGTACTTATGGCGACATATTATCTACTTAGCCAGCAAAGAACATTACAAAACCAGCATTTTCAAGTGATAGAGGTCCAACATGAGTCAAGATGTACAAGCAGGTCTTCGAGGAGGCAGTTGCTGATGAGTTGTTCTCTGTTCCATTTCAAATAATATATTCATTATATTTCTCACCTTTAAAGCACTGGTAAATGAAGTTgataattatgaaaaaattaaaacatattAATGAAGAAAACACAATAGTTTGTCCGAGCGTTACAATTACCTGCAATTTGGGACGCAATGTTTCTATAGCCACTGTTGATTTTTGATCAACTCCTGCGCCTTGCTGTATCCATATGAAAAGAACCAACATCACCAATTAGAAGCAATCAATAATCACTTCCCAATTTTCAACATCTAGTCTAGGATAAAAGGTAATAGCTTAACCATTAAATTACTTCACAATTTTCCTTTCATCTTTATATAATTCTAAGGAATTTTCAGCAGGAGAAAAAAATAGACAAAAGGAATTAAAGTGAATTTTGCCGATTGGACTTACTATCAAACCAACGATAACGCTAAGAATTTTTGGGAAAGTCAACTTTAATGCCAAACCAAAGATAGCGATATCATTATGTCAGTGTGCTTTCATATCTTATGAAAATCTATttgcttttttatttcttcatgaaaaaaccaaaaacaaaaaacaaatacaGGTATATTGAAGTTTAATACAGgtatttaattagggattaattaaacACTACCTTGCATAGAGCCCAGTCTGCGGAATCAAAGAAGGCACGTTCATGGTCCTGCATCCACAGCATTATAAGAGGTTGTAAATTAAACTTTTAGGCAAAAAGATTtattctttaaatattttaagagaaaaaaactACAAAGCTTGCCTTAGAAATCAAAGGCTTCTTCTTTGGCATTAGTCCTCCATATTTGTTTCCAGTAGAAGTCGTCTACAAAAGTTAGGAGCAATACCAATTACACCAAACAATCAAAGGTTGAGTcagaaaacaacttataaaatTACCGATCAGAAGTAGACACCTAACtctaaataaatcaattaatatTTGACTATCTCCTTTTTTTCCTCTGTCTATTAGGCATCGGATTGAGCTTTCAAACTTCTTGTTGCCTAACATTTGACTTAATGACTTTTGAAGAACAAATTTAAACAATCAAAAGTTCAACGGGACCAAGTCTAGAACCCCATGTCACAATCTAATTAATTTGTCTTTTCGAAACTGTATTGTTCTGATTAAATCATAGTGTAGAGTATGGAACATAGAATAATAGACTATTTGAGCAAATTTTTGAAGCTAAAAGTACTTAttctttcatttcaagaaaaaacTCTCATTTTAGAGAATGAAGGCGTTTGACGATCAAAGCTTTTGGCGAAGAAACAAATGATTTGAATAGTAGCAGATTCAAGTTTTAAGTGAAAACTGAAACGAAAAAGTAGCTTCTCCAAACAATAAATGTTTTTTTAGACAAGAGTACCTatataaaaaattcatatttatcaaattaaaattagtatcttctttttttcttaatttaacgCTTATAAGTACTTAATATTGGTCAAACACAAACTACTAACAAAAGCATTTCTCAAATGATTTAGCCGAACATGCTACTTTCTCGaatcactttttgaaaaaatatttttgataaaaaaataatactactaaAAATCAGCTGATTTCTGCATCTTGATCAAACTTGCTATAGATATCCCAGATACAGCGCAAACTTTAAACgactaataaaataaaagtaggAGTACTTCGTAGACATTTTCTAATTCTATTCTATTTACCTATAGACGACCAAATATAATTGATCAACTAGTCCGTTCATACTATAGTTACGTGTCCAACTTGTTTAATATTTGTAAAGTagggaaaatgaaaaagataatTCGTTAAAAAGAATCTTCTGACTCAAACTAAGTCAATTTTTACTAAATATCCTCTTTAACAATTATGAAACGTAGGAGGCGACTAGTACTTCCCTTTAGATgtttaattcaatatttaaCTTATTTAACTTGCTAAGTTTCCGCTTAAGTTAGTGCCGACACACTTCAAATATAGCGTACTAAATAATTGAATTTAAGCTATGAGTGGCTCAAATGTTTACAGTAAATCTAAATCAGAAAGCCTAGCTTTTAGAGACCACTCTTTTGTGATCCCATAGAGCAGGTTGCACGTGATTGCTTTGCCCCTTCAACCCCACAAATCTACATCAAATTTATGCCCTTgtttaaaaatacatttttaataaaatttctcaaaatattttttttggaccACATTAcaaatattacaaaaaaaatggTATGGAACCAAGAATGGAGTCTTATAGCTAATGCAGACAATTATAAGATATTGTGAGTTTTTGACTTGTTCCCACTCCTAATTTATCAACATAAGATCCTTCTTTGTCTTATAAAATTCTTTTCTAATCATGTCTGGTACTTGAGAAAAGATATAATAATCACACGAAAGAAAAATACAATATCAGTCCACTATATGAATTAACTAGTATGTACATGGTTTGAGAAGAACCTTGGATTAAATGCGTGCTTCAAATCTTGAATAATAACAAGCGTCTAGATTTTGAATGAAATTATCATTTTGAAAGCTAGTAACCACATATtgcataattaaaaaaatcatataattcaAATCGAACAAGCAATTACTCTTATTTAATAGTGATATTAACCTTAAAACATTATTATAAGACTCCCTAAATTCTGTCAACCCCTTGAATCCTTGCATATTTCTGTATCTAAATTTCTTAAATATTCCATCTTCTATGTGGTTTTATTATATGAAAATACTTGTATACTTCTATACATTACTTTACTAACTTTAATTGGATGTcaagaaaaaaagtaaattGCACAAGAAGGTTTTAAGCTTTTTTCAAGCAGAGGGCGGCTACCCAACTTCCAATTCATAACTATCGATTACGGATGTTAGGTCCAATAACACACACGCTTCGTCTTTactcttttcattctttttgaaaataaataaatataagaaaatgtgGGATTTGGAAGCATCTAATTAAGTCTCATAAAATCTTTATCTTTCTGTAcaattaacttaattaaaaatttaattgcTCCAGCACTAAAAATCTCCCGTACTACAGAACAGACCTTATGTATGCACCTATACAACTTCAATTTCACTGGAACCGTGTATGCATATCAACCGATTAATTATGTAGTTACGTTGTATAAATCCTTTGTAAACCTTAAACACATACGCatagaaattaaaaagttttctCTCCGTTTTACTTTATGTGAAGGAGTTTGACtggacacaaagtttaagaatgaaatgaagacttttaaaacttgtggttaAATAAattatagaaaggtgtcattaTTTCTATGATTGACCAGAAGGAAAGAGTATAGAGGTAGTAATAAATAGCACCGGACTAATCTTTGTTAACTCATTGttttgtaaaataaataaaagagttGCATGACAACTGATGAAACAAGAGAAATGCTCCTATACCCAAAGTAGCGAAAAAATAACTCAAAGAGGTGAAAGAAATGCAAGAGTTTCCCTTTCGTGTAgaaaatggacaaaaaaaaaaaaaacaataatagTAGAATTTCGAGTACCTCATGATCTTGAGAGGAGACAGAAAGCTCTTGAGTTCTGCTGCTATCTGCCATCTGATCAGTATGTCACCAGCACCACTAAGGAGTTATCTCTCCCCTGTTTTATCCACTCACCGTATAACATGTATTTATAAGTTTATAGAAACATAAGAGGGTGGGGGGATAGAGTGTACAGCTATAATCCAAACAGAAggcaataaaatataaaaagggaaTCTTGGAGTACCTTGAAGCAGAGGAGATAAGAAGAGCAAGCAAAGGCAGAAAGAGGAAGAAACGGTGGGAAAGAGGAAGGTGAGAGTTAGGAAGAAAAGGATAGTTATTATTATGTGTACAAAAGAGTGAGATAAGAAACTTATAATTTCGACACGACATTCATGTATTCGTCATATTTATTTTCACACTCTAACTCtaactaaataattttattccaATTATACCCAGCGAGGAGAAATTTGGGTTttgggaagggggggggggggggggtgtttcATATTTTGTGcaagtctttaatttttattccatAGCCAAACAGTTTTTTTGCAGGgcatatgtttttattttatcataataatatctcacaagttataCTATACGCCCGTAATGAATTTATGTCTCACTAGGCATAAGttcaatttaaaagaaaaaaaataaaagagcaaaatttaaagaccagcccattgaAGGAAAAACAGTGCAATTTCGTCAGATTTTATGCTACTGATTAGCTCGAACCCTCCGCTTCCACTGTtgtgggcaatttgcacgattggccttctttgggggtggtctttaatttttggccctcaaattctTGATGCTTTAATTTTGTGTCTTCGCGCTAAAATATCCAAAGGTTCGGGTTCGAATAAAGCatagtcataaaaataaaatataaatcgCAAGGAACTGAAAGTCTCGTCTTATGCGATGGCTCACTTATAAAagaacttttagttatgtcttgcGTGACATCTCGTAAAGCAAActttaattatgccttaaggcaaactctgCGGCATAAGATAGACTTTTTGCAAAACTTTGCcctgagattttttttttgactgagtgagggttcgaacccagaatctcgaGATATTTTCGATCACTTTTTtaagtgaaggacaaaaattataGACGCAATTTGCgcgccaaaaattaaagataagtACCTTTGAAGgataatccgcgcaaaaaattgaCTGTTGTAGGTAGCTTCTAGCTTTTTTCTTGTCAAGATTTACATAtagaattagtttttttttcttttctttttctcgcacacataaatgtcaacattttataaaatttgtttattaactaattcaaattttatctaTAAATTTTGGTAATTTATctctttattcaaaaaaaaaacatgaaggaaAGGAATATAAATTTAAGGGTAAAGGGTCAGTTGGTCAAATTTATTCTTAAACTGGAGTACAAAATAGTTTAACTTTACCCCtttattaaaaattgaatatatatatatatatatatatatatatagctacaatttaaactcataaattgTCCTTCAACATGGAAATAAAGTTAGGAAAAGGTTTGGTGCATAGGTACGTAAAGTGGAAAGGGGGCAAAGTTGGGTGTTAACTGTTAACACATCAATATCAGCTGGACTTTTAGTCATAGCACCCACACCCACAATCATAGCACCCACACCCATACATCACACGTTCTTTTTATGACATGCAAACAAAACCGACACTCCGCACTATTCTCAaatccttgaaaaaaaaaaaaaaaaaaaaactgttttgGCCCCTAAATTAGGGAGATAATAttagactatatatatatatatatatatatatatatatatatatatatatatagatttaagctTCATAGTTGATGCGGACCGGACTAAACTTTAATCTATATTTATTTCAAGAATTTCATTTTGTATGCGTTTTGATATTAAATCTGTACGTCCATGAATTCTTTCTCTTATTTAAATCAAACCCAAGTCCCATCACATAGACCATAAAGAAAAAGTTATATAGCTCGCaactttgaaaaaattattaagttgttgtttctttaattatcacaatgttcaaaataattcattttgATATTATGGTTTTCGACTATGTATATTGAACATTATGTATACGTGCAAAGAGCGTAACCGAAGAAtagtatatataattataatagaCTAGCATTTTTAGTAATCCCCTCTTCAAAATTTTTATATGAATTCAATTTATCTCGTCTTTTTGAAATTCCATGTTTAATTGTCTATTCTACTTACAGTACTGCTAAAGTAAAGAAATTTCTAATGCAACGGACGTAAAGGTTGATAATAACCTGGTCAGTTCAGATAGGGCCGTTTTATTATAttcttattgttatttttttttaaatagtttgTTTCCCACTAGTATTCTCCATTTCTTAAATttaacttataaaataaaatgatagtaataattaggtgcccaaGTTGGACTGACGTTTAAAATGTCTTCCAACTCAGTGCACTTATGACCATATCATCAACGTTCTTTTAGGAGCCAAACACATATGGCCGTTCTAGAACGGCTATTAAGAATTTCTAAATCCTCCTTTCATTATCActcactttatttttttttcctgaaaatgATGCTAAGTATTGAACTCTCAATTTCTTGCACTCAACAATTATCCTTGAGTAAGTCTCATGTTTACCTTTAGCCTATATATTGCTGATTTtagacctttttttttgtttttagttaCCTTAATTGTAGAGTCATGAGGTAATTTTTTGGATAGGAAATTAGAAGAGATCTAACTGGTTTTGAATCATGCAAAATGGTTGAAGTAAGGCATAAGCAAAGTAGTACTGAACTTTCCTTTTCTGAAAAGTTTACCCTGAGGTAGAGTATTCAAACGGGTTACTTCACTCCTCAGGGGAAGATATCAaattcaatttaatttgtttGCATCTCCTTTAACTAGGTGGATTCAAGATTTAAAGTCTGTGGATAACGATCCCGTGTTAACATACAATAATAGTTGTGCTCGTAGTAAAAAATGTATAAACATTTagtgaattttttaatatatatatagcatattaGCAAAACtactatatttccatgacccatatattatattttagaTTCGTCTATGCCTTTAATATGAAATCTTAATAGGATATATGCCACTAATAATATCATTTATTATGTAAAATATTGGACTATTAACTTGATCCCAACATCTCATGAGTTATGAATATCATGGGATTTTTCAATTTAATATGCTATCGAGGCTCAGCTCGGCTCGGCTCGATGGGTGTTGTCATTGTGAAGGGGAGACTGCAATCTGGGAATGACGGATTGCTGGTTCACGCTATATTCGTTGGGTTCACTCGAAAGCAAGTTGGAGAGTTGCTCCGCTACAGGTTAACTTCACACGAGGTCGTGTATATATGGGTGGATTCCGGGTATCAGGTGTGGATTCTGGGACACCCAGTAACTTTAATTTTGCACAAACCGATATTTATATTGAGAAATCCATCAAATATATAAGAATTATTAGCTGGGACCCAAATAACAAAGTAAGTTGTTGGTCGCGCGGAGGAAAGGGAACCTGTTAAGCTTAGCTCCTTCCTTGATGAGGGTTTGATTCTCCTATGGCACACTTATATAAAGCATTTTTAAATCACGTAGGCCTTTATTttgtctactttttttttttttttaataattttatttgagattgttgagaacccataaactttaaatcATGACTTCGTCTCTgcctatatatacatgcaagTTGCAACCTGCTGCCAAAGAGACGATCATTTACCGGGAGTAAAGCACCAACTAAATGTAATAATCATGAAGCCGTCGAGAGTCGTTATGACGTTAACATTTAACATTTGAATTGTGGGTTTTTAATCAATGAAGCACTCAAAAATGTATTCAAAAAGGAAAGTTTTGTAGACTCTTGGCACACTCAAGGTATTGCCACAAGGTATTCCTTCTCttagtctttttcttttcttttttgaaaagtttattcAGTCAAA
This region of Lycium ferocissimum isolate CSIRO_LF1 unplaced genomic scaffold, AGI_CSIRO_Lferr_CH_V1 ctg17854, whole genome shotgun sequence genomic DNA includes:
- the LOC132042781 gene encoding uncharacterized protein LOC132042781; its protein translation is MADSSRTQELSVSSQDHETTSTGNKYGGLMPKKKPLISKDHERAFFDSADWALCKQGAGVDQKSTVAIETLRPKLQRTTHQQLPPRRPACTS